A stretch of DNA from Toxotes jaculatrix isolate fToxJac2 chromosome 15, fToxJac2.pri, whole genome shotgun sequence:
CTGGGTAAACCCCAGGCTGTGAAAATCTAACTGGGAAGGCAACAGCAGTCTTGTAGGCTAGCAGGGTTGCTCTCTCATCTGgagcctctgctgctgaagaaaatGGTACATGGGACAAGAGTTGTTAATAATAACAAAGATTCCCAGTAAAATGTCTAAGACTTTCTCTTCCACCCAATTCTGCTTCCCTGAAAATTcaattttgatttctttttaaaaacagaacaaagttagaaaaaactgaattactgcaacacaatattcattcattacaaTATCTAAACTTACTGTACTGTTTACCTTGTATATGCTGTCAGAGCATTTATATTCACAATAAGACACAATCAGCAACACTTTATTACAAAGTTCATTTTAACACTGAATTATTCTGGATGactggaagagagaggaaatttAGACCTGAtggcacattttgttttgcactgtaaaaaaagaaGTTGGGTGTTAAGCTTTAAAATCAACATAACTTTAAACCATAAACCATAATATACACATATAATGTGTATATTATGGTTtaaaaagaggggaaaatgataaaacattatTAACACAGTATGAAAACTTAAAGCTTAAGTTTCAAACTTTACAGAGGGAACAGAATCAGTGTCTTACTCTTGCTTGCAGCCTTTTTCTTCTGCGCTGGCTTTGTGGGCTCTCCAGCCTGAGTGCAGAGCGAAGCAGCTGAGCATCTCCTCAGGACACCGGAGCTCTCCAGCTGGAGACACTGTTAGAAGAGCACAGACAACCTTTGGTGTGAGTACCAGACATGCTGCAAGACAACTGCAATCAGCATTCAACATGAGCAGAAGACACACAAAAGGGCACAATGAGAAAAGAAATATGGGGAAGAATTAAATGGAATGGCTTCTTCAAAAAGAGGAAGACCCTACAAATGTGTcccaaaacacaaatatcatATCCTCTgcatgttattttgttttatatggTTGTTCACTCTGCCATCATATTCTTATTGGCTGTTTTCTTTTAGCTTTTTAGCTGCTTttaaagagtccacagagtccaaaCACCTCAAGTGTGTTGGGATGCTGTTCCAGAGCTCTGGGATGACTGACTGGATAGCCCAGTTTCCTCAgatcttaaaacatgtctgaggtaCACCTAAGAAAGCCCTGGGTAGAGGAGCTAAGAGCTCAGCTCGCAGTGTGGGGGTGCAGAAGGTCCGTGAtatactgtggagcctgacCATGTAGGGCTGAGTGAAGGTTATCAGGGGCAATAGTCAAGTGTGTAGGGATGGGAAGTCTGACTCTTTTTAGTGAGCCAGATCATTTGGCTCAGCTGGCTCTTCTGGCTTTTATTATTCAGCTTGCCTTTTCCTTCAAACTGCACTGTGGGATGTACAGGTCTAACATGCCTGTGAAGGCTGTTAGTAGACCCTGCTCGATATGATAGATTTATCTTACAAATTCTACATTCTGCCTTTGTAGCGTCTATGTTAGTAAAATGCGTCCAAATACTACTTTTAGCAGCTATCACTTATCATACTCTGTGCAGTTGCTGTGTGCACTCCTCTCATTTCTATAATCTGTAGACCCTCAGACCCTGACAaggtaaataaacatgtttttttttttcaaataaaaaccttccgtgaaaacataaatacactttTTCCACAACCACAAAATGTCCTGCATTCACAGGCACATCCCCCAAACCCTCTTTAATTTCTCATGGTTCAGTCATATTGTTACCTTTGACTGCAGCAAATTACAACGAAATCCATTTACATGTTCAGAATACTGAACATCTGAGCACTTAGATCATATCTAATGTAGTCCTCGAATCAATTAATGATCGTTACCAGAACATCCAAAACAATATTCTCTGTTTTACCTTTTGTTGGGACTTTATAAAACATAGAAAGTGAATGTGCTCACTGCACTCAGTTTAATGGCTGCTGTGATTTCGGCAGATCACTAGGTGTCGCTGTGCTTTGCTTTGATTAAATCAAAGCTTCTAGGTTCCGGCTCTTATCCGGACCATACCGGACACAGTGAGGAGGAAGCGTCGGAAGCTTCGTAAGGCTTCGTCCGCCCACTGCTAGGTGGCGCCAATGATACCACCCAAACTTAAGGATAAAAATGTAaccacacttaaaaaaaaatctaaatacaaCTAAGTtaactaactaaataaataaaaagcaactaTAAACCAATTTATCATGCAGTAATTAGTTAGCCACAGCACTTTGTACGCTGTCAGCAAATGGCCTGCTCCAACAGACAGGCTGGGGTCAGCCCATTTAATTTAAGTGTCACGCTGTCAATGACTATATAATATTTCGGTATAGATATATCTCTGAGATAGTCGGGTGTTGATATGGTTAGGAATATACCGTGTACACATTTATTCGGTGGACGTCTACTCAAGAACACGTATCGCGGTCAGTACGCACAGGACTCCGCCCAGGGCCGAAATATTTCGCCCGTACCGCCCCGGATAAACAGTATGCTGACCTCTATTAGTGTGTGGTCTCCAAACAGACCACATTAAAACGTTtgggagacagttcagttgtTATTACCTTGAGAGAACCCAGTCGCCCGAATCGCAGCAAGGATGCCGCCATTTTGTGTCCGCAATATTATGCTCCGGTCGGAAACGAGTGTGTATACACGGCGGTTCCACAGTGACAGCGATGGTTCTATACTCTTTCTTGCAAGAAATGTATTTACTTAACATATTCTCAATTTTATCTTACTATAATAGCAGCATTACTGTATTATACTATTATTGTCAGTGTCTACACTCTTTCAGCTGtcttcaaacacatttaactCGTAAGAGGGATAAAAGAGCAGCTTTACGCTTAAAGAAACAATTCTGTATCAAACGGCAGTGTTATATTGACATATGTCACTGAATAGcaacattattatttaattatagTAGATAATAAAATTAGTTTATTTAACTATAGTATTTAGTTAAATAACCTAATACACTATAATAATACCCTATAAAATATATTAACCCAGGAAAACAAGAGGGTGATGGGGACTGTGGGACACTTTGTGGACTACCTGTTCACAGCTCTCAGGTGCTCGTGTTTGCTGTTGGACAGGCAGAGGTTTGGTTCAGTGGTTACTTCTAACTATCGTCAGGTTCAAACCTCTACTTTCCACATGGATTAACCCTCTGTCCTGGGCTTTTCTCTGGGTGTATTGGTCGATTTCAAGTTCAGGTCCAGATGTCCCGCCACAAACCAACAGGATTGCAGTCATAataattcatatttatattctgtTCATAGCGTCCTTGATTATATTCCTTATGCATAAATACAAATACCAGAATATCAGGAAACCACACATTTGTATATTTACACTCATACATTGAATTTATGCTCATTGGTGTTTAGAGCTTCCAAACTTTTCAAGTTCTGTTTGAAGTCCTCTCTGGAAAACTCTCTTCAAAGAGTTACATACTGAGTATGCTGATTACCATGTCTGACAGTGCTACAGAAAAGATGTGGGTCAGAGCACACCACAGCTTTACTGAACTGTACTGAATGTGCGCTGAGATCTGATGTAGTGTACCCTCTGAATGCTGATTTATTGGGTTTAATAATGCACAATTTCTTCTGCTTTACTTTCTACTCCATACTAATAAAGTGGATTTAATCTAATTAAATTAGTTTGGAGAAGTACATTTACTGGGTCATATCTTCAAACAAAAATAGCTGCACAAttattttttccagtttcttttctgtgtttttaaattaggTGAAATATGGGTTGATAttcaacataaaacaacattttcactgACAGAAAGACGCATTCATACCACAAATATGGACTATGAATTTATTGGGGGGTTTTTCCACACTCAGTTCAGCCATGGACCAGTCTGCACAAAGCTTATATTCACAGCTCTAAGTTCACCTAGTCTTCCAAGTGCCATCAGTGTACATCTGATTCTTCAGCTTCCATTCCCATCAAATATCTAGCTACCGAAACAGCTCTATTGTCAAATACAAAGCTAGACACAAGGGTTTGCTGTAACAGACAGTAAGCAGACTATTAACGTTCCACTACGGAGCACAGATGTACGAAAAAGGCGACAGTAGAAAAGATTCGTTGTCAAGTCCTGATGTTCACTTCTGAGAAACTTCATCCAACTGgggctctgaaaaaaaaacaaaaacacacacacacacacacaaagcagagcTGTTAACTTAGTGCATGTTTGATTATGTAATACCATTCACATTTTGAATCCCTCATGTCACACAATAAACAACATAcaacttttttgtattttatgaaaCCTGATCTAAAGAGACATCCATGGAAGAAGACCTCAGTGTCACTGAAAAATACTCACGATCAGTAAAACACCACCACAAGATTAAAAGGGTTCTTCTCCTGAAAACATGAAGTAAACTTCATGGCATTCAATCCATtagattttaatatttcatgagTACCAGAGGGAAGTTTGGCCTAAAGATAGAGGAAGGTAAGAGAGAGCTCAGGTTGTCACTGAAATATTAAGAATTACTGGACAAACTGAGACAATCCAAGCAAGCTATGCTAGCTTAATGCATGTCACACTGTGTGAGATAGGCCTCATCAAATGTTGGTTGCAGCCTGGGTCAGATTATATGATATCAATTTGAGGAATGTCAAACTGTACAGTGAATAGGTGATGaacctaaatgaaaaaaaaccatATGAGAGCAGAGGCACATCATCAGCGCcatctgtctgtgcagctcatacagtatgtttggAAAATGCAGCAATAAATAAAGAATCTTTGGCCAAAGTGCTGCCTCTTCAACCCCTCccaaaaaccacaaaacaagaggaggtggagaacaGGATGGAGCTGACCCAACTAGGGGAAACACTGGCCAGCATGTTCTGCATCATTTCATGTTGTATTCTGTTTGGATTGTTTGTAGACGTAGGTTGCTGCAGCAGACACATTGTGAGAATTTGGTCTGTCTTTGCTCACCAAAGCTCTTAGTCAGCTCAATGGAGGACTTTTATATTAACAACCAAAGATTTTACCATGTTTCTCTCACAGCTGGCAGCTTTGGTCTCAGACAGACTAATATCACACAGTGTACAGGGGCCTTTAGGCCATGCTGCATGGCTGCTGTAAGTTAATAtcaaatatattcatttatttcatttagttAGAATTGCATCTGTAACTTGTCAGCATGAAAAAAACGAAGTTCAGGTGTTGTTCATAGCAGGTACAGCTGTTCACTGAGGATCTACAGATTTTCCGAATCTGACCCATCATCGATTAACTCACCTGTGAATTTGAACTCTGGGAAAGATGTGAGGTCTCCGCCACCATAGAGTCTCTGGAGCTTTGCTATCTCCTCTGCCAAAGCCTTCTCATACTCTGACCCCGCATCGACTAGCCCCCCAGTAGCCCTACAGGAGAACAACAAAGACCAGATATCAGCAAAGCATCTTGTTCATTGTCTCCCTGATTAAATGCATAATGTATGACATAAGTTGAATCACCAGTTCAAATATTCAATTTGTCCAACATCTATTTTTTCTCATTGATTTGATCCCATTGATTGAAAATCTTACATGTGAAACCAATTTCTCAAATACGGTTTTCCAAATACTGAATGCTCAGCATGAAGAACCTGCTCCTGAATCACCTGTGCGGGCCTGCAGTTCAGCTGAACCTGTGCTTGTTTTGACTgagcacacagctgcagcaaagcTAACAACAGAGCGACAGGCCAGGTGCAGGCAGTGAGACTTACTGGCTTTTTGTGGAGTACTCGCGTATAGAGTCCAGGAAGAGCTTCTGAACAGGGTCTATATGAGCTGAGAGTCacaaggagacaaaaaaaaaaacctaatgaaTTTCtcttcacagaaaaatattccaACAGTAGGATCATGCGTTTGGATATCATCTGTCCATCTGGCTAGAACACATCCGCTTTTAACTGTAACCTTCATGCACAAAACAGCACCTGGGAGTGGTAGACAGAAGGCAGCTACAGGGgtcagaagagaggagggagtgaaaGGTCAGGTCAGTTGACAGGTTAAAAAGTTGCTGCGATAGGTCATGCTAGGCTACACATCTACAGCACTGCTGTAAGATATAGTTTGCCAATAGTCCAGTCATTCAAAACATTCAACAGGAAGGTTGACTCCACACACAGCAACCAGGCTGCAGTCTCACAGAGTGCTTTTAccatgaaagaaaagaggaggaaggtttacatttacactttatCCATTACCAAAATACACCCGACAATCAGACACATAGGGACTGATCACATATCACTTTCACCATGCGACTCCCAGATAAGTGTGAGAACtgtgagggaggaagaaggaggaggagagaggtctgaggttttaaaaataaataaataataaaaaaagatgatagGTGACGGCTGCAACCTCCACATACACCATCAGAAGTGGAAACAGGACCTTTAACAGTATCCTTAGTGCTTCACAATCACCAATACAAAAATCGAGCAGGACAGTTCCATTAAGTCACAACACAAAACTGGGAAACTGGCAGAGCTGAGAATTATTTTCTAACACGTCTGAACATATTAGGCAGGAAGACTAGGAATGAAACTCCAAACCGTTTGTAACTTTgacaagaattaaaaaaaaaaaaagcaatgagtAAAAGGTGGGAAAAACAGATGACAGTGATGTATGGAGGGAGCTGGAAAGAAATTCTAAAAACAGAAGAAGTGAGTGCAGTTAGCAGGCGGATGTTAGtaagaagtgaaataaaaacaaaacaaaacatgaaaacatgtaaaataaagcaAGCCAAAAGTCTTCAGACAGAATGCTATGCAGTTAACACATGCATCATATGGAAGACAGctgaaacagcacaaacacattagACAGTGAGCTGAACTATAGCTACATGAAAGCTGACCCAGGTGGGACAGAAGTGTATGTGCTTTGTGAATATGGCATGAAAAAGGGAAGGTATTGTTTGAGGGTTATGGGATAAAAATGCATCATGTAACACTAAGGGACTATTAGAAACAAGCTGTGCAAGGCTAGAgcgaaaaaaaagtgtgtttgtgatgtcGGGTATCTTTACAACTTATCCTTACACTCATCACAAACCACTAACTGCATGTTTGTATAAATGGTGGTGAAAACGACTGCTGGTAGACTGCAGGatccacagaggaaaagagaaggatTGTGGGGGAAGGGGAGGTTGTGGTGTGTACCCTCAGATGGTTCAGGTGGGGCCTCCgcctgcagctcctctcctgCAGCTTCAGCTACGACTGGAGCAGGGTCCACCAGCTCCTCAGCGCTCACCGTAGGGGCTGAAACTTCAGCTGCAGTCTCAGCAGCTACTTCAGCAGGGGCAGTTTCAGCCACAGGCTCTGGGACCACTTCAGCAGGAGCAGCTTCAGCCACAGGCTCTGGGGCCACTTCTACAGGGGCGGCTTCAGCTACAGGCTCTGGGACCACTTCAGCAGGGGCAGTTTCAACCACAGGCTCTGGGACCACTTCAGCAGGAGCAGCTTCAGCCACAGGCTCTGGGACCACTTCAGCAGGAGCAGCTTCAGCCACAGGCTCTGGGGCCACGTCTACAGGGGCAGTTTCAGCCACAGGCTCTGGGGCCACTTCTACAGGGGCAGCTTCAGCCACAGGCTCTGGGGCCACTTCTACAGGGGCAGCTTCAGCCACAGGCTCTGGGGCCACTTCTACAGGGGCAGCTTCAGCCACAGGCTCTGGGGTCACTTCTACAGGGGCAGCTTCAGCCACAGGCTCTGGGACCACTTCTACAGGAGCAGCTTCAGCCACAGGCTCTGGGGCCACTTCAGCAACTGGCACAGGAGGGGCTTCAGGAGCAGCTTCCAGAGGAACTTCAGCAGCAGATGTGGTCTCTGCAGGTGTGCCTTCAGAAGCCACTTCGACAGGAGGGTCTACTGGAGCAGGTTCAGGGGCTGATTCTGCTGCAACAGCAACGGCTTCGGCTGCAGCAGCTTCAACAGGAGCTTCTGCAATGGGAGCTACAGTTTCCGTGGCAGGGGCAGCAGGATCTCCAGCTGGTGGAACAGTAGCAGCTTCAGCTATCGATGCAGCAGCTTCTACAACAGCTTCAGCCACTGGTACAGCTTCAACAACTGCTTCAGCAACAGCCTGAACCACTGGTATGGCTTCAGTGACGGCTTCAGCCACAGCTTCAACAATAGGTGCAGCTTCACTGGCAGCTTCAACTTCAGCGGCAGCTTCAGTGATTGGTGCAGTTTCTGCTGCTGAGCCTGGGTCAGAGACAGCTTCAGCAGGCGGAGCGGCCTCAACCACTGGAGCAGCAGCTTCTACCGCTGGGGCAGCAGCTtcaggtgcagcagcagagggcacAGGCTCTGAGGCTGGtttagctgcagctgcagctgctgctgcagctgttgctgGACTAACTTCTTTCTTGGGAACCTCAAATGGCTTGTGCTGGACAAGTTTCTCTATATCGAAGTACGTTTTAGCCTGGTTTTTGTCTAGGACGAAGGAGGAGGGCAAGCAGACAAgatgaattatttttttaaacgtaGGCTGAATAACAAAATGTCCACTATAAACCCACATTTAACAAAATCCCACCATTTCAAACTGAAGACGTCCAAGAAGATGGTATCGTATCTGGTAcgtgtaatttaaaaaaaagaaaaacatcacaggCCACAGGGAACCAGCCAAGATATTCTAGATATGTACAGCACTTATAACTTTGATCGTAACAATTATATTGAGATAAATGGAATATGCTATAATCTAAAGGGCCTAAACCACATTAACTCTGGTCAGATAATGGTTCACTTAGTCAGGGAAATTATTTTGCAAACctatgaaaggaaaacaaaaagtgaaaatgatggACTGTACTTCAAACAACACATAATAATagaaataattttctgttttcagtttctttgtctTGAGTCATTCTGTAGTAGATTTACTTTGATGTTTAGggtcactgtcctgctgcatcacccaACACCCAACTGGTGATGGCCCCTCTGAAATTACCCTGTCAGATACCTGGACAGAACTTGGGAATTAATTTTCCCTCCATGACGTTAAGCCATCCAGGCCCACAGACAGCAAAGCCCCAGATGCCAAAGCTCCCTCCACTGTACTTCACCTTTGggctgatgttttcatgttggtcTGCAGAGCCTTTTACTTAGTGCTGCATGTCTTTCCCAAACAGTTCTACCTTCATCTCACCAGtccaacaaaacatttttccccAGGAGCATTGTGGAGAGTCAGGCTGCTCTTCAGACCcaggagtgtgtttttttttttttttggcctcctctgtggtgtcctgcCATGGACACCATGCTGCATGCTCCATGATCTGTGCAAGGCCTGGTTCACATCAGCAGATGCTTCTTGTGAACAGCAAACTCATCATGTTACAGCATTTTATAAGTCAAAGTAGCACAAAGCCACACCTCAACCTTTGGTTTTGTGGTAAACCAAAGGATGAGGTTTGCTAAGTCTTAACTCGCACAGTCatgacagcagagaagaaagTCTCGTCACCACTGTAACAGTATGATAAGATGAACCATTTTCAACCAAAAAAGTTAATTCTTTCATAGCTCACATACTATTCAAACCTTCCCTGTATTTTCAGGTGTTTAGCATAGTCACTACATTTCTCAGCTGGGTATGCCatgtattgttatttttaaaataagtcAGGCTACCCAGAAATGCCGTAATTTGGCATGTGGCAGTTTAACAAGAcattttctggatttttttttatacctgtATGTCTACATGTTTTACACAATAGATATCTTGATGAGTGTCTCAGTGTCCCAGGAAAATGACTTTGAGCCTTGGTACTATCAAAAAATGTCTTCCTAATAGTGAGAAAAGTCTgattttttataatatttttatgaTTTGTTGTCAGATTTCTATGGATTTGATCTCTATCCACCAGGTTTCCATTTGGGATGATCAGGATTTGAGTATCACAGTCCATCTTGGTTTTGGGGGATGTAAACAGGACATTTATTATTGCCATGAAGCATCTGTTTGTGGTCAACGCCTGACCagtttttctttcacctttATCTGTTTACATTTAATGAATGTGCAGtgttgatactgaagaaaataTCTCTTCCTTGAAGGACATGGAAGGACATGAAGGACTTCTATCACTGGACAAATGAAGTCACACTGATTCCAGTGTGTGTccatcacagacagacacacactgacagatatATCACATTTTCTACAGTTAAATCTGAAACTTACATTGAAATAAtatcacacatgaaaacatcattattcatataacagaaaaaaaaacctgcaacaAGTTCAATGCATCCACAAGCAGCTGAACAGAaactgttcagctgctggaaacaacTTTTCCTACTGTGTTTCACACTGAACCCTCTTCCTGCACTGATGCAAATTGCTCCAATTAAGTTCAAAAGaccaaaaagacaaagagtttTAGATGCATTAATACAAGGCAAGTAGAAGACTACATTACACCTGAAGTGAACTGGAAAACATGACCTGCAGATCAGTCAGGACTAAAGGTCTGCTTTATGTCTGCAAtactgtgtctttgttttagtGAAACAGTTCAGACATGACAACCCAATGGAAGTTACAAATGCAAGTTTATGCTTTGCATACACCATGTTATCAGTTCTTCCAAACACAAAATGGGGTAAAACCATGTTACAGTCGCAGTGACGTGCCGATGCTCCAAACCTGGAAggttttactgttgtagctaATAAGTAAATAACCTCAGATAATAATTTTCACCCACACTGAAGTCTGACATGTTTCGTCCTCAACCATATCAACAACACAGTTCAAGCGTCATTCAAGGCTTGATAAAGAATCAGCTGCACCTTGTGACTGCAACAGAAACGGTCTGAAACCTacctgagttgttttttttcagtgatttcttGGATCCTCCTGACTTTGCACTGAAGGCTACAGCTGCAGGCGCTCTGCTCAGAGATCTCCAGCTCTCAGCCTGCAAacactgtcaacacacacacacaaataacaatgcattcagttctttttttttttaccttaaaaaaGAGCAGTGTCAAAATGCCCAGGTGAAGTGTGCAGGACCGAAATGCTCAGACTATCTAAGCCATGGTTTAAGAAGGTTCCCCTAACCCAGAACTTGCAGGGGTTTAAAACGCGGGTGCGTAGGTGAGTAAGTTAACAGAAGTTGAGCTGGACTGATGTGCCAAAACGAGCAGAGGTTCAACTAATCTGATGCTAAACTGGAAGTGTGAGGAACTTATATAAGGTCTGCGCCACACAAGTAATTCAGAGGAATGTTACAGAatgttgtatatttattattttcagaaaATGGTGGAAATTCACCCCAAAAATTCTAACTATTACTTGTAATGCAAATATTTAACATCATAAAcatcatttcctcttcctctacCTTAAGTGACTTGTACAGGACATGGCAGCTGGGTTTAGATTAAACCACAGGCAACATGTGACTTGTTCAAGACAGTGCAGGTTTAGAACCACCCTTTAGCCTGCAGCAACAGCTTCCAGGTGTTTCTTTGCTCTAATATTCTTTACTCCATTCAAATGGGAAAATGGGATTCAGCATTTGCACCTCCTATGTATATCAGCTCATGAAGTGAGCTCTTACCATGTGGTCTTAAAGAATAACCCTCTTCAGACAgtaagcacagacacacttctTTACAGTTTGAGATGGACTGTGAACTTGACATTAAATTGAGATTTTTCCATTGTTTAAAACAGCCTCTGTATTTTGATTATGCCACTGTTTTGACACAATGGGGCAATTGTGCAGCTAGTCCTGGTTATGCCTTTATGTCCACACTGTCCTATCACAATATGAAACTCTGGCAGTCCAACACATCAGGAATGACACACATGCAGGAGTACATGCAGAAAAACAGCCTGGTTCATAGAACACTTAGGTACGAAAAATCATCAGTATAGGTATATACATAAGAGTGTATGTATATGTAGTGTGTATCTGCTTGTTCCAGCTCCTCATTGAAGATACACTACTTGTGTTTTTATGGCTAATTTCTAAATGTCTTGTGCATCACTGTAACTAAAGTGCAGCTCCATTTCTTATCTTGTGAAACACTGGGATCTCCATTagaattttaaataaagttctgtgaGTTTGAACAAACATTGTCTGAGTTTGTATTGACTGTCCCACCGGTATGTCAGTGGAGTGTAAGGGgttaaaacaaaatgactttAATCCAGTCTTCACACAAAATAAAGACTAAAGTAAACATGTCCACTGCCATTTTTTACGCCTGGACAGTTTCAGCTGTGATGACTGTCTCTACATGAGTAAAGGCTGATAAATGTCCATCCTCACATGAGCTATAGGTTCATATGAATATCAGCAACAGCTCTCACTCAGGCACTGCACTCAGAAAGTTAAATTCCCTGGCACCTCTGTGTTGGAGCTGGAGTTATCCGGCCTGGGTGTTTGGTTAAAGCCTGCTCCGCCGAAGTGTGCACTTAGCTAACTAACAGTCTGTAACAACCGCCTCACGTTTACGCTTCTACGTTCATCATTCAGATCATTCACGTtttcataaaaacagaaaaaaatcacccATTCAACCCAACTCAGCATGAAGCCTAGTCCAGGGTTAAGATGCTGGGGAATAACGCAGCCCAGCTCAGACAAACA
This window harbors:
- the si:ch211-140m22.7 gene encoding fibrous sheath CABYR-binding protein codes for the protein MAASLLRIGRLGCVKCLQAESWRSLSRAPAAVAFSAKSGGSKKSLKKNNSDKNQAKTYFDIEKLVQHKPFEVPKKEVSPATAAAAAAAAAKPASEPVPSAAAPEAAAPAVEAAAPVVEAAPPAEAVSDPGSAAETAPITEAAAEVEAASEAAPIVEAVAEAVTEAIPVVQAVAEAVVEAVPVAEAVVEAAASIAEAATVPPAGDPAAPATETVAPIAEAPVEAAAAEAVAVAAESAPEPAPVDPPVEVASEGTPAETTSAAEVPLEAAPEAPPVPVAEVAPEPVAEAAPVEVVPEPVAEAAPVEVTPEPVAEAAPVEVAPEPVAEAAPVEVAPEPVAEAAPVEVAPEPVAETAPVDVAPEPVAEAAPAEVVPEPVAEAAPAEVVPEPVVETAPAEVVPEPVAEAAPVEVAPEPVAEAAPAEVVPEPVAETAPAEVAAETAAEVSAPTVSAEELVDPAPVVAEAAGEELQAEAPPEPSEAHIDPVQKLFLDSIREYSTKSQATGGLVDAGSEYEKALAEEIAKLQRLYGGGDLTSFPEFKFTEPQLDEVSQK